The proteins below are encoded in one region of Sminthopsis crassicaudata isolate SCR6 chromosome 1, ASM4859323v1, whole genome shotgun sequence:
- the LOC141551132 gene encoding olfactory receptor 10N1-like: protein MKIKNYTEVNEFILLGIPHTEGLESMLFVIFLFIYIFTLLGNFLILLAIISSSRLHTPMYFFLGLLSTFDIFFPSVSSPKMLVFLSGRSRAISYRGCATQLFFHHFLGCTEGILYSVMSYDRFVAICHPLRYTVIMNPKLCVILATCTTVIGCIHATILTSLTFQLPYCGPNEIDYYFCDIPVILPLACADNSLAQRVGFTNVGLLALALFFTIIVSYTRIGIAILRIRSAEGRSKAFSTCSAHLTAIMCAYGPIIIIYFQSTPSPLLGAVVQILNNIVSPMLNSLIYSLRNKDVKRALKKVLSGSKLTSEA from the coding sequence GACTGGAGTCTATgctctttgtcattttcttattcaTCTACATCTTCACCCTACTGGGGAACTTCCTCATCCTCTTGGCCATCATCTCCTCCTCTCGCCTTCATACACCCATGTATTTCTTCTTGGGACTCTTATCTACCTTTGACATATTTTTCCCTTCAGTGAGTTCTCCTAAAATGTTGGTCTTTCTCTCTGGAAGGAGCAGAGCCATCTCTTACAGGGGATGTGCCACCCAGctctttttccatcattttttggGGTGCACTGAGGGCATTCTCTACTCTGTGATGTCATATGACCGTTTTGTTGCCATCTGTCATCCATTGCGCTATACAGTCATTATGAACCCCAAACTTTGTGTGATCCTTGCTACATGTACCACAGTGATAGGCTGTATCCATGCCACTATACTGACATCACTCACATTCCAGTTGCCTTACTGTGGTCCCAATGAAATAGACTATTACTTTTGTGACATTCCTGTTATTTTACCTTTGGCTTGTGCTGACAACTCACTGGCCCAGAGGGTGGGTTTCACTAATGTTGGCCTTCTGGCTTTAGCATTATTTTTCACCATTATTGTCTCCTACACCCGCATTGGAATAGCCATTTTGAGAATCCGTTCAGCTGAAGGCAGGAGCAAAGCTTTCTCCACCTGCAGTGCCCACCTCACTGCAATCATGTGTGCCTATGGACCAATTATCATCATCTATTTTCAGTCTACACCCAGCCCTTTGCTTGGTGCTGTAGTTCAAATATTGAATAACATTGTTTCACCTATGCTGAATTCCTTAATTTATTCTCTgagaaataaagatgtaaaaagagctttgaaaaaagttttaagtggGTCAAAACTAACTTCAGAGGCCTAA